A DNA window from Haliovirga abyssi contains the following coding sequences:
- a CDS encoding ankyrin repeat domain-containing protein has product MKKVIIGLLMVFFLVVETFAATGESYLNKYMMMAVKKGDIATIRLLKEKGANLNIKDRKGNSLLMLSIYLGYDDIFEYLVKNGANYLLTDNSGRSPLILSIYLDRGNMINYMLDSGLLEGLNIKDISGKTALMIAVAKGDKKLVTKLLKLGANPNEKDKLGRTPLAEAMDLNLPEITKILLENQGKANHSIDKERDLLRYATFSGDAGIIRNMLAEKRETTESDSKYAIVIIERNIFLKKY; this is encoded by the coding sequence ATGAAAAAAGTAATAATTGGATTGCTAATGGTATTTTTTCTAGTAGTGGAGACTTTTGCTGCAACTGGTGAATCTTACTTAAATAAATATATGATGATGGCTGTAAAAAAAGGAGATATTGCAACAATTAGATTATTGAAAGAAAAAGGCGCTAATCTGAATATAAAAGATAGAAAAGGGAATTCTTTGCTAATGCTTTCTATATATTTAGGGTATGATGATATTTTTGAATATTTAGTAAAAAACGGAGCAAATTATTTATTAACAGATAATAGTGGAAGAAGTCCATTAATACTTTCTATATATTTAGACAGAGGAAACATGATTAATTATATGCTTGATAGTGGACTATTAGAAGGATTAAATATAAAAGATATAAGTGGAAAAACAGCATTAATGATTGCAGTTGCAAAAGGAGATAAAAAATTAGTAACTAAACTATTGAAACTTGGAGCAAATCCTAATGAAAAAGATAAATTAGGGAGAACGCCTCTTGCAGAAGCAATGGATTTAAATCTTCCAGAAATAACTAAAATTTTATTAGAAAATCAAGGAAAAGCAAATCATTCTATAGACAAAGAGAGAGACTTGCTTAGATATGCAACTTTTTCTGGAGATGCTGGTATAATAAGAAATATGCTTGCGGAAAAAAGAGAAACTACAGAGTCAGATAGTAAATATGCAATAGTAATAATAGAAAGAAATATATTTTTGAAAAAATATTAA